One stretch of Arachis hypogaea cultivar Tifrunner chromosome 20, arahy.Tifrunner.gnm2.J5K5, whole genome shotgun sequence DNA includes these proteins:
- the LOC140182962 gene encoding uncharacterized protein: protein MYRPTGPTNLPHDVWTLIAGRTAAQSVRDLCSLRMSCTAARNAGEEDIVYRFALIPIWDQRWWSMSPMHQAGRNFLARCRQSENLEVLFRSAVSDLFLGGSRLAGMEMMHVITAQGHSATQYTVSMMLMLRDDFESKNKGLQTFRVLEAAGALTICKLVFCGVIQGMWTHMRRLPMLNAENLVCSSHACPSHGNMGAIYRRQRYGRGWDLNDGDGGAAHILCVHCRADYELILFVHLFD from the coding sequence ATGTATCGTCCGACAGGCCCCACCAACCTTCCCCACGATGTTTGGACCTTAATTGCTGGGAGGACCGCAGCACAGTCCGTCAGGGACTTGTGCAGTCTCAGGATGTCGTGCACCGCTGCACGCAACGCAGGGGAGGAGGATATCGTTTACCGATTCGCCTTGATTCCAATTTGGGACCAACGGTGGTGGAGTATGAGTCCCATGCACCAGGCAGGAAGAAACTTCTTAGCGCGATGCAGGCAGAGCGAGAACCTGGAAGTTCTGTTTCGGTCTGCTGTGTCTGACCTTTTCCTCGGCGGGAGTCGTCTTGCGGGGATGGAAATGATGCACGTTATCACAGCCCAGGGCCATTCGGCAACACAGTACACGGTGTCGATGATGCTGATGCTACGCGACGACTTCGAGTCAAAGAACAAGGGCTTACAAACATTTCGTGTGCTTGAGGCGGCCGGTGCCTTAACAATCTGCAAATTGGTGTTCTGCGGCGTTATCCAGGGGATGTGGACACACATGCGTCGCCTGCCAATGCTAAACGCAGAGAATTTAGTCTGTTCTTCGCATGCATGTCCAAGCCATGGAAACATGGGTGCTATTTACCGCCGTCAACGCTATGGTAGAGGGTGGGACTTAAACGATGGTGATGGAGGTGCTGCTCATATTCTGTGCGTGCATTGTCGGGCAGATTATGAGTTGATCTTGTTTGTCCACCTCTTTGACTAA
- the LOC112785480 gene encoding RAF-like serine/threonine-protein kinase PRAF, which produces METSPGRTIKLLCSYGGKNLPRATDGGIRFIGGHTRVTVDHLLVKVGALCGSSVTFWCQLPNEDLETLISLTNDEDLTNISKEYDRASSKLPHPLNTRAVLFRPETSKKVSPATSSPLKKLKMALNIIRNI; this is translated from the exons ATGGAAACGAGTCCCGGCCGTACGATTAAGCTCCTCTGCAGCTACGGCGGCAAGAACCTCCCACGCGCTACCGACGGCGGGATCCGTTTCATCGGTGGCCACACTAGAGTCACCGTGGATC ACTTGTTGGTAAAGGTAGGAGCGTTGTGCGGTTCGTCTGTGACGTTCTGGTGTCAATTGCCGAACGAAGACTTAGAAACCTTGATCTCCCTCACCAACGACGAAGATCTGACGAACATAAGCAAAGAATATGACCGAGCTTCGTCGAAACTACCTCATCCGTTGAATACCAGAGCCGTGCTGTTTCGGCCAGAAACGTCGAAGAAGGTTTCTCCGGCAACGTCATCTCCGTTGAAGAAGTTGAAGATGGCACTTAACATAATCCGAAATATTTAA